The genome window CTTCCTTATGCTCGGTATACTTGTAATCAAACATACTACTGTCCTTGGACTTGGATAGCATATCGTTGATTACCCATTTCGCTTCCTTGAAGCACTGGGATAGTTTCTGGAACACTTCCTTTGGATTGTGTCTTACGGATACCTTGAGTTCAAATACACGGCAGACCTGTGTCTTCCGTTTAGCCTTTGTTGCGGACATACTTGCCCGTATTTTGGCCTTTGTATCTTCACTCCGTACTTGTTCCATAAGACTTAATTTCTTGACTTCAATTATTGTTTATAAGGTTCCTACTCAAAATATAATTATTTCTACATCATACAGATTGTAATATTTTCTTTACATACCTTGCCGACCTATATGCCACCCTGAAGGGATGGCATCTTGCGGCCGGTTATTCTTTGTCAAACTGATGTTCATCCATTAAGGGATAACTGGTTCGCTTGTACTTGTCTTTGAAAAATTCGTATAGACTCATTTTCCACCTTCACATTTCAGCCTTCGCCTTGCGATATAATTCAAGGTACTTTTCACGCCAATAAAGGTATTTACCACCACGTTTATCGCACTTGACTTTGTCATCCCAAGACAATGCGCATTTACCATCACGAAAAGCAGTATTCTGCTTTTCCCAAAACAATTTATGGAGCGAATGCAGAGCTAGGCATTTCAGCTTTGCATTCTCCTTATTTAGATTATAGATGACATTTGCATCACAAGTTATTGTTTCGCTCAAGCACTTTCGTTCATCTTCAAAGGCCGCTATTTTCTGCTTCAGCCGTTCAATTTCGGCTTCAAGAGCCTTGATGTGAGCAGACAACTTCCCGCTTGTTTCGCCAAAGCCACCATCAAGGCAGTCATAGACTTGCTCCAGCTCTTCTTTAGTCATTATCATCTATCCATCTAAGCGAAAAAATCAATGGTTCTGCTCTTTACGATCAGCTTATACAGATAATTGCTAAGATCGTCAAGAGTCGCAAATTCGCAATCTGGAAGGTCAGACTTCTTAAACGCATCAGCAACTTCAGCAATCAGCTTGGTGCCGATATCCATCACCTCGTCAAATGTAAAGTTTCCGTTCTTGATACTGAGGAGGTAGTCACGGTCAGCCTTGCGATCGACAACAACAGTTTTCAGCAATGCGATATCACGGGCTGTCATCAGCAAACGGATACAGTGCATCATATTCTTGGCATCATAACCCTGACCATGGGAAATCGTACTTGCGTAACGTTCAGGATTACGCTTGTCGACCCAGTCCCAATATTCGGTGTGCCTACGGCATTCAGTGGCATAGGCGTCATGGTTGAAGAACAATGTTCCACACTTGGCCTGTCCCTTCGGTACAGAGCACAACTGCAGATCACATGCCGTCGATTCATCACGAACTACACCATAGGCCCAACGCCATTCATGTTCAGGACAGGTCTTGCCGACGCCATCATTCGGATCCTGCCTGTACAAAGAATAGCAATTCTTCGCATGGTCAATGGATGCAGCCGCATACCACTTCTGGTTAGTGATCGACTGATCGGCAAGCCAATTCTTGAACGGGACGGAACCATTTTCCGTGTCGATAATGTAGCAAAAATCAAGTACCTGCGGACGAGCCTTAGGCATCGGGTTGAATACCTTTTTATTCATACCCCTTGCCTTGCTGATCTGCGTCTTTGCATATTCAGCAAACGTCGACTGGCATTTTTGCGTAAGGAAAGAGTGGTCGGATCTGATCATGCGAAACCAGTATTCACCAACCTCGATGCAATCATCCGGTGAATAAAGCAGCTCAAGTGCACCGGGATTGGCATTGTTCAACAACTGGATGAACTTACTCAGTTCCCAATAGGTATTGTTGTTCTTCTCATCACTCACAATCATCTGGGGCTCGTATCCAAATCGATCCTTAGCAGGCAATATATAGACACCCTTACGATCCACGTCTGATCCGGTCGTTGCGAGACCATATGACACGCTTCCTACAATGGCCTCCATGATAATCAGGCCACGTTCCTTCAAATCACTGATTGACATTTGCATAAAAACCTCAGCCAAAATATAAAAAAATAATACCCGCATGTCAACGGTAAGTATGAGACAGTATGTCCAGCATTCGTCAACTACGCACCGCATAAATGCGGTGAGCTTGTAAAGCCTTGACAAGTTTGCACAAGCAAGGACTTACATACGATTGGGCGGTTGACTCACGCCCTGCCCATCAAGTATGCGTAGTCATACGAGTTGGGATGGTTTGACTGCATTTCAGCAATCCGCTATACTCATAATGCATCTTGAATCCGTTATGTATGTGGCTACCGAATCCAATCAAACTGTTTTCTCGCCAAGCCACGAGCCTCTTTTGGACTTTTAGATGAGTGCCTTTTATTTCAGCAAGACTTTCAGCGTTATGCACAATATAGTTTATATTTTTCTAGTTGGCAAGTGGGAATTCCTAAGCCACCCTAAAGGGTGGCATCTTCCTGCCCACTATTTTTGTGAATATACTGAAGAAATACTATTAGATATGATGCGTGATGAACGTACAGTCCGTGACGACGACGTAATAATTTAATCGTCGTACATGCCTTCGGATTCCATCTCGATCATGTTCTTGTCACTATACGGCGAATCAAAGTCAAGCTCAGCATATTCAGAATCACTATCGTCAGCAATATCTTCAATAATGTCTGTTTCAGGTTCATCATATTCAGGTGTTTGTTGATTATGTGTAGGATCAATCATAAAAACTACCTCGGTGTTTACGAGGTAGTTTATTGCAGCTACTTGCCGTATTTTTTCAGTTCGTCTGCAGTAAACAGCGGAATCCCATTCGTAGGAACGTAATTCAGAACCCCGTTGTCATCTGTTATGCAGAGGTCCGGATACAAAGTCTTGACAGACTTCAGGTAGAAATCATGCCAATCGCCATTGTATTCAATATAAAGGAAATTGTCAGGATACCGGTCCGGATTTTCTGTCAAATCCTTTACAACAAGCGAAATAATGATAGACTTTCGCTTCTGATACAGCACATCAAATTCAGTATGAAAATTCGGCTTGTTAAGTGCAGCCATAGCGATATTCTCGATACCCGGCGGGTTACCGAAGAAGACTACATGGCGTCCAAAACGCATGCCATCCCGCAATTTAGGCCACCGACGGGCAATGCGCTTCCTCAGTTCATCTTCGAAGCTGATTTCATTACGGTCGGCCTTCACGGTCTTCCAGACATAGATCCCGAATACAATCAAGAAACAGCTTACAACAATTGCATATACCATAAGTTACTCCATGAGTTTGAGGAAATCCTGAAGGGTGCTCGGCGTGTACACATCAATATGAACACCGGATGCTTTCAGGTCGTTAATGGCAGCTACCTTCTTTGGGCCGGCATTGTCACCAAGCAGCACGATATTAGTCTTCTTGGAAATACCTGAGCAAATTGTACCGCCGTTAGCCACAACAAGTTCCTTGAACTTATCACGTTCCAGTGCAGTGAACACCCCGGTCATAATGCATACCTTGCCAGCGAGCTTAGCACTCGTCACAGTAGTTTCCTTGACGCTTTGGGCGATGCCGTTATCGACAAAGTACATCACAGTATCGGTATGTGAAGAAATCCACTTGCACAGGCGAGAAACGATAAGCTTAGACACACCCTTGACTTCAGCCTCTTCGCCAAGAATAGATTCCATACGATCACCCATAGCGCATACTGCTGACAACCCACCAAGATGATTAATGCAGTCGGCAATTACAGGTGAAGCCTGATGGCCTACGCCCGGGACAGAGAATCCTTCGATCAGCTGATGCAGGTAATTCTTTCTACTGGCGTCAATGGCAGCAATAAGCTTGCCAGCACCCTTCGCTCGCAAATTACCGATGCCAATCACATCTTCAGCGGTCAAACGATAAATGTCGTCGAACTTAGATACCTTACCAGCGTCAACCAGCGATTCAATGATGCTTTCTCCAAGCCCACGGATATTCATGACACTTCTGGAAGCAAAATTTACAAGCTTATTGACCATCTGCGTATTGCAGTCCGGGTTATCACACACCCATGCGACAAGCTTTTCACCGGATTCATTCTGGGCATTGCTCAACTGGCCCCCGCAGAACGGGCATACCTGAGGCCTGAGATACATTTCCTTGCCTTCAATCGGCGGATACTTGGAAGCCGAACCACGCTTAATAGACACTTCATAGTCTTCCTTACTCATTCCAGTTTCAACGCAGCGAACCAGTTCAGGAATAATTTCACCAGCCTTACGGATGACCACATGGCAACCTTTATGCAAACCAAGATATTCAACAAGGTCCCAATTATGCAGGGAACAGCGCTGAACCGTCGTCATGGCCAATGACACCGGCTTGACAATGGCAACCGGCGTGATAGCGCCCGACATACCAATAGATTGCTCAATGTCAATCAATTCGGTAGCCTTTTCTTCCGGGGGGAACTTGTAAGCCTTATAGAAATTCGGCGCCTTGGCAGTATACCCCATCTTTTCATGGAAAGACTTTTGGTTTACCTTGATCACAATGCCGTCGATAGCATACGGCATATTAAAACGGTTTTCACGGAGTTGTTCGGCAATTTCCTTGAACTGCTCCAGCGTCACGACCTTGCTAGGAGGAACATTGAAACCCAGATTCTTCAAATGTTCAATGTCACCACTCTGGGTGTCAGACTGCGAACCACGGCATACAATGTAAGATATGAACGTAAGCTTACGACGTTCCACCTCGTACGGATCAGTCAGTTTCATTGAACCAGTGGCGCCATTGCGGGGATTCGCAATCTGCTTCTTCCCGGCATCAAACAGAGCCTCGTTATACGCTTCAAAGTCGTCATACAGCCAAACAACTTCGCCACGCACCTCAAATGTACCCTTGACGTCAATAGCCTTCTGAACCCCCTGAATACGCACGGCATTGGCGGTAATGTCGTCACCGACATTATCAACACCTCGGGTGACGGCTTCATAAAGAACACCATCCTTATAATTCAGGGCAAGTCCACCACCATCCAGCTTGTATTCCAGTTCAAATTCATCGACACCATACGTGTCATGGACAGTCTGAACCCACTGGACAGCCTCATCAATGCCATTGGCATTGGTAATCGAAATCATAGGAACTTCATGTGCGACCTTCCGGAATCCACCGTTGGAGCCGTCAATCACATGGCGTGTCGGCGATGTTTCAAGGATCATGTCAGGATTTTCAAGTTCATACGCCTTGATTTCACGGTAACACGAATCATACACCTCATCGGTAACATCAGGTGTACCGTTGGCATACGATTTTGCCCATTCGGTCAACGTATCGCAAAGTGTCATGTATTTGCCGTATGTAATAGCCATCTTTTCTCCTGTTGATAATGGATATACCAAATATAGCAGAATAGGCTATATTTGTCAATAGGCTGTATATTTATTTTTAGCCACTACATTCAATGTAGATTCAAGGACTAGTGCGATGCAGGTGTCTGACCATTACACTGGCCTATTTCATCGCACTGACCTATTTCATCGGCCGGCTGAATATCAGTTTTCGGTGCAGCCTGTTTGCTGGTACCATATTCAAGTATCTTGTTGAGGACTATGTCGGAGATATCATTGAAACCAAGTCGACTAGGCATGCGCTCGTGTTCTTTGAAACTTCTAGACCTCAGCATCAGTTCCTTCCACACATCGTTGGAAACTTTACTGGCCATGTCAAATCTATCCATTTTTAGCTGGCGTATAGTCGTTTCAAGCTCAGCAATCCTCTCAATCATTTGTTCATTCGTCATATGGACTCCTTATATTATCTATTACTTCGACTCATTTTTTAATAGGGGGCAGCGATTTGGTCTACCATACTCGCATGAGTCAATGCCGACATTTTCACGAACATACTTTTTCTTATTATGTGATGTAATTTTGACTTCATAACTTGCGGTATCTATATTAAAATTAGCCAAACCACAATACCGACGCCATCCGTATGGTCCGCCATCTTTAAGTTCTACTTCAACATGATGCGGACACAAATCGCATCCATCTTCCATTCGTTCTACAGCCTTCATAAATCAACCATCTTTAATTTCAAGTATTTCACCAATATCACGATCTTCATACGCTTCCTTGAAAGCATCAGTCGCAGCTATTCGTTGATAACGGTCTCTGATGCCAATAGGTCTTTCAGATTCAATACGCTCTTTCGCCCATTCGATCAGATATAGTCGTACTTCTTCAAATGTATCATCAAATCGTATGTTTACATGAGTCGATCCGTCGGCATCACGCAGTACAAACATGCCGTTGTCCAGTTTAGTCATGTACGCAATGACACAAGGTCGTGCCAGACCACGATAGACTGTATATGACCTATTAACTGTACTGGGACCGGTGACATAGAAACCATAGAAGGAAATCCAGCTATTCAACGTTTTTATGTACCAGTCCCATACATCACCACCAAGATCAATGTATGCATTACGCAAGTCAGCTTCAATCTGCTTGGCGACGGCACCATCGACAATCTTGGTATTGAACGGCGTTTCATATGAAGCATTGCCAACGACACCCTTCGGGGTAATCTGATTCAGTAAATACTGGCGTTCCCATCGTAGACGGGCCAATTCACGTTCTTCATCAAGTGTCATCATACGACAAACTCACTCAAAAACGGTGTTTCAAATACTTCAAAATCAATGTGGTCAACAATATTATTTTTTACAGGGATGTTTATTCGAGATAATACATCATTCCTGACATATAGTGCGGCCCCGTCATAAAACGACATTGGATCATAGGTAAAGTAAGTCCCGGTATCCACCTTCATGTCTACTGGGATCGTAGTAATGTACCAACGTTCAATAATTTTTTGGTCGACGCATTGCTTCAAAATATTAGCGCCGCCAATATAGAACAGTTCGTCAACCATGGTAAATGGATACTCGGCATTCAAGTCAGTGCACCATTTTACAGCATCAAATATAGACTTTACTACGGCAACCCCAGCCGGGACTTCAATGTCGCTACGTGTAATCACTATATTGGTGCGATTCGGTAACGGATGGCTGCCTAGCGACTCCCAAGTCTTTCTACCCATGGCGACCGCATGTCCAAATGTAGTATCTTTGAATAGCTTGAGGTCTTCGGAGATATGCCACGGAATATCATTGTCAACTCCGATCAGGCCGTTCTTTGTTCTAGCAAAAATACCGCTTATAATCATACACATCCTACCTAATCGTCTCAACTGGACAGTACATTATATCAGCCCAATAACCGTCAGTTTTATTATAGCGGGTTTCGATGCGGAAACCGCCGGTCGATGAGAAATATAACGTTTCTTTGTTAGTGACCATGTATTCATACATAGATACAAGACGGCCACGAATGTTCTTATATAATTCCAACTCCGTCGGTACTCGTCTATCTTCGCCGTCACCTTCCAGATTCTCTAGCACCCATGTATGCCCTAGCTTCTCCATTACATGAACCGCTTGATGAAAGTCAAAATTGTCAAGATCCTCGTCAATGATCTTGCTAAATTTATTCATGTCTAGTTTACGATTAGTCGCCATCTTCATCGTCCTCAACAGTTTCTACTATCAAAGGTTTCTTGGAAACCGCACGCAATTGCTGCTTAGACGCAATAAGCTTGCACATTTCATTAATCTTCTCGACGATGCGGTCATCAACCTCCATCCATTCGGTGTGATCGATGATAAAGTCTATGTCAGGATAACGATCGGCCATGCCCCTTGCATAATCACCCATGAAATCGTCCGACTGCAGCAAACGATTATATTCATCACGGCCAATACTTTGCAGTTTTACCATTAACTTCGACGTACCATCAGCATAAGACAGTTCAACAATCTTATCGATAAACGTCTCGCCATTGTACTTGATCGGGGAATGCAGCATACACGATACCGCATCCGGATCCAGACCAAGTCGCTTATTTTCATAGTTCCAGTCCGCAGTCAGACCTAAAACCCTAGAACGCAATTCATCATAAGTCATGCCACTATCTTCCTTTATCGTTCCAAAATGATGAAATTCGAGACCTGATGAATCAAGGTGTTGTCATTGCATTTGACTGCGTAGCCATCCTCTTCACGCAGGACATACCCATCACACTCAAAATCGCAGCCAATAAATTTCACATGCACGGGTTTTTCATGCCACGCATAAGTTGACGGAGCGTCGCCTATATCAACATTACCGCAAGACACCATCCCCAATGCACAAATAGCAATCAGTAAAATCTTTGACATATTATACCGCCACCGGAGCTGAAAGTTTTCCTTGACATACATACCCCTTCAATTCGAAATCATTGTAATGCCAATCAAATATAGACCAGTCATCGCCTACATTCGTAATCTCGATTTCAGGCAGGGTTGACGGAGTACGGGACAACTGCTCATCTACTACGTCCATGTGGTTCTTGTAAATATGGACATCATCAAGATGGCCGATAAGATATCTAGCCTTCAACCCGGTCTGCTTGGCGATTAGAGTCAGTAGCATACCATACGATGCGATATTGAACGGAAGCCCAAGAAATGTATCTACACTACGCTGGAACCAGCACAGGTCAAGATATTCGCCGTCAGACAGAAGGTGAAAGCCGAAATGACACGGAGGCAAGGCCATCTGGTCTAGCTGGCTCGGATTCCACGCCATCACGATCATACGACGGTCGGTAGGATTTTCAGACAATTTGTTCACGGCATCTGCGAGCTGGTTCACCGGCACAGGATGTCTATACAATTTTCCGTCAGATACAGTTTCAACACGATACCCGCATTTTGTCTTACGATTCTTTTTAACGGCGTTAGCAATAACCCCACGTCCCAACTGCAGGAAATATTCTGCTTCAGAACTATTCAAGTATTCGCCAATCAGCCTATCACTCTGATCGTAAACACGAATGCAGCCGCTGCACTTCGCATACAACGCAATATCGCCATGGCTCAACCAAACGCATGTATTTCTTGAATAGCAATTGGATCCATAATAATCCTTGCCGATGTCAAAATTTGATGGCGATCTCAAAACATCGCACCACCCGTTTAGTGTAACTACATCACGCAAAAATAGCGAGAAATCATGCCAACGTTTTTCGACAAAGACGCCATTGCCACCATATAGAGGATATGAATCGCACGCCATATTATAGCAGCGTCCGATCATGTTCGCCCATACTCGTCGCATACGCTTCAACAGCTTAACCCCATACGTATCGTTGAACTTAGTAACGGCGTCTACGTCTCCTACATAGCCAATTCCATAGACAGTAGGACGATATGTGTCCTCGGCCTGATGGCTACAAACATACGTATCGGACTCCTTGTCCACTATTCGTGGGGACACTTCGATTACCGATGCACGAGTTCCGTGGAAACTAGACCATTGATACCCGTATATCAAGCCCAGATCGGTTTCATTGGCCATTTTTAACTTAGTTTCATCATCAGTCGCATAGGCAACTTTACGTGGGTTGCACCATTCATTCCAAATTTTTGATCCTCTACTAGAAAGCCATGACTTATCGGTAATACCCCTGATGAACATTTCCAGTTCAGCAAAGATACTCTTTGGCGGCATCTTCTTGGTAGTCAGCAAAGGGAACCCGTCTCGCATGTCATGCTTAAACATGGCACCAGAAATAGAATAGGTATCCACCCCAGTTCGGTTGGACTTGAGCGTACCATTATTCCTCACTTCACGCAAAATCGACAAATAGGACTGCATAATTCCTCACTTCAGCTTATTACTATAATATACAAACTTTTCCATCACAGCGTCAACATATGCGACGGTCTGGGGATGCACGGATTCTCGGCCTATTTTGCCATCACGCCAAGCAATGTACTTGTTGGCGCCGCCCGGGCCACCATTATATGCGGCTGCCGTATAAGCGGCCGACGGGAACTTCTTTTTCAGGTGCGCAATATATTGCACGGTCAGCTTGATATTGTATTTCGGGTCAACAAGGAGATCTGATTGATATTTCATGCCAGCCTGTTTCGCCATTGCCTCTGCAGTCTTGGGCATCAGCTGTCCAAGCCCGATAGCCCCGGCACCAGATACTGCATTCGGATTGAATCGAGACTCTGTAGCGACTATAGCGAGCAGATATGCATAATCGACCGCACTACTGTACTCAGATTCATCATACAACACCTTGGCGAGATCAACGGACTCCTTTGTCGAATATGTCTTACGGATACTCTGGATAATGTTCGCACCGATGGCGATTTGCTGTGACCTTGTCTTACTTGAATTGCTGGATTCATACAGGGTCAGGATTTGCTGCTCAAGCGAATCATTGCGCAAATTCATTGAGTCCACCACATGCCTTAATGCCGAGTTTTCCTGCTTGATCTCATGCAGCTGCCCTTCAATAAACGACATACCGGATCCTAAACCTATCAGTACACATACGAACGTCAGGTTCAGTGCCCATTGGAAAATTGTGACCCCGGTCTTTTTGACCCTGATGATTTTTGTCTTTCGCATCGCTTAACCTCTTGAATGATAAAAAGTTGACCAACATTACATATTTAATTACTATTTGTCAATCATTATTTTAGACTTTTGCGTTTTGATATAATTTGCATGCAAAAGACGATAGGAGACCACATGGCTTCACGAAAATTGAGCGCATTGAAAACCTTAGTAGGACGCCCTACGAGTGCATCCTGCACAGATATCGGCAAGAACGAGGCAATCATCAAGCTTCTGTTAGAAAACAAGCGCCGTTCCACGGCAGTGTATGAATTCTATGAAGAAATGGTTACACTCGGATGGTATTCCGGTAACTATGTAGAATTCTGCGCAGAGGTCCGTCAGACCAACTTATCGATGAATAAGACTAGGTCAAAGATCAAATCAATGCCTAAGACCACGACCGTTATCGAGGTGGCCAAACAGCAAGACCCTGACTTATACGTCGAAGGCGACAATGCGGCCCCCATTCCCGATGCCGCTGTCTGTGATGAAATCGACGACATGTGCGAGGACGATGCCGAAATGAAGGAAGGCCGTACAAGGGTGTTCAAGCGTGAAATCAGACGCAAGGATAAGCAAATCAGTAAGCTTCTTGAAGAAAAGTTCATGGGTCAGCTATTCTGCGCAAAGATGCGTGAAGCGGCAAGCAATATCAAGCCAGCGCACATCACATTAACCGGGTTTGACCCATGTTCCGCCACCGACACAAACATCAGTATTCTTCCGATTGCTGACGTACACTATGGTGAAATTGTCAACTCGACTACAGTCGGATTTACAAACGCATACAATATCGACATTGCCGAAAAGCGTCTTGCATACATATTCCAGTCAAATGCCCGATACGCCAAGGAACATAACTGCAACGAACTCCATGTCATGCTCCTAGGTGACCTGATTTCCGGTGAAATCCATGAATCGCTCGCCGCATCCAATGAAGAAACCGCATTTGTTTGCGCAACAAAACTGAGCCATATTCTAGAAGGTCTAATCTTGTCACAGGCACAGATCTTTGATAAAGTGGTCGTGTCCTGCGTAGTCGGCAACCATGCACGAAACACAAAGAAGCTCGAAGACAAGA of Fibrobacter sp. contains these proteins:
- a CDS encoding nucleotidyltransferase domain-containing protein, which gives rise to MQMSISDLKERGLIIMEAIVGSVSYGLATTGSDVDRKGVYILPAKDRFGYEPQMIVSDEKNNNTYWELSKFIQLLNNANPGALELLYSPDDCIEVGEYWFRMIRSDHSFLTQKCQSTFAEYAKTQISKARGMNKKVFNPMPKARPQVLDFCYIIDTENGSVPFKNWLADQSITNQKWYAAASIDHAKNCYSLYRQDPNDGVGKTCPEHEWRWAYGVVRDESTACDLQLCSVPKGQAKCGTLFFNHDAYATECRRHTEYWDWVDKRNPERYASTISHGQGYDAKNMMHCIRLLMTARDIALLKTVVVDRKADRDYLLSIKNGNFTFDEVMDIGTKLIAEVADAFKKSDLPDCEFATLDDLSNYLYKLIVKSRTIDFFA
- the ligA gene encoding NAD-dependent DNA ligase LigA yields the protein MAITYGKYMTLCDTLTEWAKSYANGTPDVTDEVYDSCYREIKAYELENPDMILETSPTRHVIDGSNGGFRKVAHEVPMISITNANGIDEAVQWVQTVHDTYGVDEFELEYKLDGGGLALNYKDGVLYEAVTRGVDNVGDDITANAVRIQGVQKAIDVKGTFEVRGEVVWLYDDFEAYNEALFDAGKKQIANPRNGATGSMKLTDPYEVERRKLTFISYIVCRGSQSDTQSGDIEHLKNLGFNVPPSKVVTLEQFKEIAEQLRENRFNMPYAIDGIVIKVNQKSFHEKMGYTAKAPNFYKAYKFPPEEKATELIDIEQSIGMSGAITPVAIVKPVSLAMTTVQRCSLHNWDLVEYLGLHKGCHVVIRKAGEIIPELVRCVETGMSKEDYEVSIKRGSASKYPPIEGKEMYLRPQVCPFCGGQLSNAQNESGEKLVAWVCDNPDCNTQMVNKLVNFASRSVMNIRGLGESIIESLVDAGKVSKFDDIYRLTAEDVIGIGNLRAKGAGKLIAAIDASRKNYLHQLIEGFSVPGVGHQASPVIADCINHLGGLSAVCAMGDRMESILGEEAEVKGVSKLIVSRLCKWISSHTDTVMYFVDNGIAQSVKETTVTSAKLAGKVCIMTGVFTALERDKFKELVVANGGTICSGISKKTNIVLLGDNAGPKKVAAINDLKASGVHIDVYTPSTLQDFLKLME
- a CDS encoding transglycosylase SLT domain-containing protein → MNLRNDSLEQQILTLYESSNSSKTRSQQIAIGANIIQSIRKTYSTKESVDLAKVLYDESEYSSAVDYAYLLAIVATESRFNPNAVSGAGAIGLGQLMPKTAEAMAKQAGMKYQSDLLVDPKYNIKLTVQYIAHLKKKFPSAAYTAAAYNGGPGGANKYIAWRDGKIGRESVHPQTVAYVDAVMEKFVYYSNKLK
- a CDS encoding dihydrofolate reductase — its product is MIISGIFARTKNGLIGVDNDIPWHISEDLKLFKDTTFGHAVAMGRKTWESLGSHPLPNRTNIVITRSDIEVPAGVAVVKSIFDAVKWCTDLNAEYPFTMVDELFYIGGANILKQCVDQKIIERWYITTIPVDMKVDTGTYFTYDPMSFYDGAALYVRNDVLSRINIPVKNNIVDHIDFEVFETPFLSEFVV
- the thyA gene encoding thymidylate synthase; this encodes MQSYLSILREVRNNGTLKSNRTGVDTYSISGAMFKHDMRDGFPLLTTKKMPPKSIFAELEMFIRGITDKSWLSSRGSKIWNEWCNPRKVAYATDDETKLKMANETDLGLIYGYQWSSFHGTRASVIEVSPRIVDKESDTYVCSHQAEDTYRPTVYGIGYVGDVDAVTKFNDTYGVKLLKRMRRVWANMIGRCYNMACDSYPLYGGNGVFVEKRWHDFSLFLRDVVTLNGWCDVLRSPSNFDIGKDYYGSNCYSRNTCVWLSHGDIALYAKCSGCIRVYDQSDRLIGEYLNSSEAEYFLQLGRGVIANAVKKNRKTKCGYRVETVSDGKLYRHPVPVNQLADAVNKLSENPTDRRMIVMAWNPSQLDQMALPPCHFGFHLLSDGEYLDLCWFQRSVDTFLGLPFNIASYGMLLTLIAKQTGLKARYLIGHLDDVHIYKNHMDVVDEQLSRTPSTLPEIEITNVGDDWSIFDWHYNDFELKGYVCQGKLSAPVAV